Below is a genomic region from Persicimonas caeni.
CCAGCCGGAAGAGGAGGGCGGCGGGATGAACGCGATTCAAGAGATTCTCGGTGATATCGGCCAGACGCCAGGGTTTGCCGTGCCGATGCTTCGCGCCGGGGACCTGGTGATCAGCCAGACGGCCAATATTTGCCTCTTTTTGGCGACGCGTCACGGGTTAGTGCCCGACGACGAGGCGTCGCGCTGGCACGCAAATCAGTTGCAGTTGACGGTCATGGATTTTGTGACCGAAGCTCACGATACCCACCATCCGATCTCGGTCGCCGACTACTACGAGGACCAGAAGGAGGCCGCCAAGAGGCGCGCAAAGGCCTTCATCGAGCTACGCATGCCCAAGTTCTTGGGCTACTTCGAACGGGCCATCGACGCCGGCGCGCGGGCCGGTTGGCTCGTCGGCGAGCAGCGAAGCTATGTGGACTTGTCCCTGTTCCAGGTGGTCCGTGGACTCGAATATGCCTTTCCCAACGCCACCGCCCGTTGTCTCGAGGAGGCTCCCAATGTTGCAGCGCTTGCCGACCGAGTCGAGGCGCGCCCCAACGTCGCCGCCTACCTGAACTCCGAGCGGCGCATTCCCTTCAACGAAGACGGCATCTTTCGACACTACTCCGAACTCGATCCATAAAATTCGCCTTCAGTCTCCAAAGTGTGGCATCGAGTTTGTTGCATCGATGTCACAAAAGTTTCGGTTTTCGCTTGAGAAAGTTTCGGTTTTCACGACGAATGTGCTTGAAGGAATTCGTGCTGTTCCGTAAAGTGCACAGGTGGAAAACTGAATGGCCTGACTGGAGACTTATATGTTCGAAATGCCGGATTGGACGAAGCTCGCCCCTTCTCGGGTAGCGGGATTAGCCGTGGCGGTGGTCGCCACCGTAGGCGCCACCCTCGCGTATGCCCCCGACGCCGAAGCTTGCAGTTCGACGCCGCCGCCGCCCGATTGCGGTGTGTCGTTGACTTGTTCGTTGCAGATGGCCGAGACGATGACGGCCGACGACGACCCTTCGGGCCAGATGCCCGCGCTTCTGTTTTTGACGGTGACCGGCAACGACCCGCGCTGTCCCAATATGGGGCGCGTGGAGGTCAACGTCGACGGTGAGTGTACCGGTTCGACGGCCGACACCGCCGGGCAGCCGGTGCCAGGCGGCGGCGGTGCGCTGACGACGACGATCGCGCAGGGCCGGCTCAATCAGGTCAATATCCCCATCAGCTTCCAGCAGGGCGTGGCTCGCATGTGTCAGATGAGCGGCACGGCGACGGTGACGCTGTCGAGTGGCCAGACGGCCACGGCACAGTGCGCGCCGCAGCGAGCCTGCTTGGTGCCGGCATCGGGAGCCGAGACGCCGGCCGTCCAGATGCGCCTGGTCGACTCGAGCGCGGTCACCGCCGCGGGTCCCGGCCAGCCCTCCGAGACGCTCTACGAGATCGTCAACAACACCAACTCGACCTTCTTCGGCGAGTTGAACGTCAAGATGGATAACGCCAACGGCATCCCCGATGCAGGCGATCTTCCGGCGCCCAACCCCGATCCGTCGGCGGTGTGCACCGAGAGTCTGGATCCGCCCGAAGAGCCGGCCGACTGTAGTGAAGAGCCGGTCGACGAGGTCTGCGGTTGCGACGGCCTGTCGTACGCCAACGAGTGCGTACTGGCGAACGCCGGCGTCCAGAAGCTCGACGACGGCAAGTGCAAGAAGCCGTACGCCGCCGCGTCGACCTTCTCGGTCTCCGACCCCAACGGCGGCGACGTCTTCCCGCTGGCTATCGAGATGGAAGGCGAGTCTGTCGATCGCTGCATCCCGCTGCCGGCCAACCCGGCGCTGTACACCGATTCGTCGGCCAACAAGAGCATCCGCAACCTGGGCCCGGGCGAGTCGGTTCGGTTCCGCGTGATTTCGCGTAACTGGCACCTGTGCCGCGACGGCAGTTGCTCGCAGGCCACCGCCAAGCTCTCCGGTTCGCTGGCCGACGGCACGATCATCAACTCGTGCGCCGGCAACAGCGTCGTGGTCGACTCGACGCTGGCGGTCAACACCGACCAGTGCAGCGACGGCAGCGAGACCACCCCGCCGATCACCCCGTATATCCCGGACGACTCCGACGGTGACGGCATCGACGACGATACCGAAATCGACAACGGCACCGATCCGAACAACTCGGACAGCGACGGTGACGGCCTGACCGACGATGAAGAGGCCTTCGAGGGCACCGACCCGAACAACGCCGACACCGACGGCGACGGGCTGAGCGATTACGACGAAGTCCACGTCCACCACACCGACCCGAACAACGCTGACACCGACGGCGACGGCCTGACCGACGGTGAAGAGGTCAACCGTTACGACACGCATCCGCGCCTTCCCGACACCGACGGAGACGGGCTGAGCGACTACGACGAGGTGCACAATCACGGCACCGACCCGAACCAGCAGGACACCGACGGAGACAGGCTGACCGACGCTGAAGAGATCAGCTTGGGTACCGACCCGCTCAACGACGACACCGACGGCGACGGCGAGGTCGACGGCATCGAGCACCGCAACGGAACCGACCCGCTGGCACCCGACTCGGTGGGCAACCTTCCGGACTCGGACGGAGACGGGCTGACCGACGCCGAAGAGGCGGCGCTGGGCACCGACCCGAACAACGCCGACAGCGACGGCGACGGCCTGTCGGACGGCTTCGAGGTCAACGTCTACGGCACCGACCCGAACAACACCGACACCGACGGCGACGGGCTGACCGACTACGAAGAAGTGCACACCCACGGCACCGACCCGACCACGAAGGACACCGACGGTGATGGGCTGAGCGACTACGACGAAGTCAACACGCACGGCACCGACCCGCGTCTGTCGGACACCGACGGCGACGGGCTGAGCGACGGCGACGAAGTCAACGTGCACGGCAGCGACCCGACCGACGCCGACACCGACGGTGGTGGCGCAGGCGACGGCGAAGAAGTCAGCCACGGCTTCGACCCGACCGACCCGAGCGACGACGCCTACTTCGCCGGCTCGCTCAACGGCCGCGCAGGCATCGTGCTGACCGGCTCGGACGCCGACCGCTCCACGGTCCTGCTGCTGGAGAACACCGGCTTCAACCGCACCGTCGGCCGCATCACCGCGACCGCCAAGAACCTGTCGCCCAAGGTCGGCCGTATCGAGTCGACCGTCGACGTGACCGACCAGAGCTGGACGGCCGGCGACACCGTGGAGGTGACCGCCTCGTTCGCCACCTTCCTGGACAAGGACAGCAGCCCCTACGACATCGAGCGGCTGCAGATGGGTCCCAAGGCGATGGCCGCCAACCACGACGGCACCCACTTCCTGGGCATGGGCGAAATCTGGTTGTCCTCGAGCCCCTACACCGTCTTCGACGTGATGTATCAGGGCAGCGTGTGGCTGGTGAACCCGAACACGGGCCGCTTCGAGCGTCAGAAGATCGATAACTTCTCGTTCGCGCCCAACGGCAACAAGCTCGACATCACCTACAGCTTCAAGGCGCCGAACTTCGAGGTCGAGCGTGTCTACCTGATGCACGACGTCAACGGCTACGAGCGCCACGCCGTCGAGGAAGCCTGCGATGACGGCTTCGACGGCGACAACGACGGCACCGTCGACTGTGACGACCTCGACTGCGCCGCCAAGCCCATCTGCGACACCCCCGGTGGTGACGACACGGGCAACGGCTCCGAGGACGCCGGCACCGACGAAGATACCGGCACGGGCTCGGATACCGGCAACGGCTCGGCCGACGCCGGTAATGGCTCGGACATCGGCAGCGGTTCGGATATCGGCACCGGCGCCGGCGATGTGGGCTCGCGCTATCAGGGCTCCATCAAGAACCACAGCAGCTGCGCGTGCCGCTCGGTCGACTCGACACCGTCGAGCAGCCTGGCGTACCTTGTGGCTGCGGTGATGGGCCTCGCTATGGTGGCGCTGCGTCGCCGCCGCGAGACCGAAGCCAAGACGGTGCGCGTGCGCATCGACGACTGAGCAACGACAACCATCGAGGCGAGGCGAGCGGGTGATGCCTCTCATTCACCCGCCCGCCAGAAGTTTTTATGAAAAGAGGACCGAACAAAGTACCGCGTGGAGGTGCTCTTTTGGCAAAGGCCACGCTGCGGCTCGGCTGCAGCGTGGCCTTTGTCTGCTCTGTGGTGTTGGCTGGCTGCGAGCCGTCGGCGTCGATTCACGACGATTCCGGGGTGACCGCCGCCGACCCCCAAGAAGATACCACCCAGCAAGACACGACGACGCAGGACGATACGTCCGAAGACACCACGGCAGATACGGCCGAGCCCATCGACTGGGACGAGCGGCTCGCTCCCCTTCTCGAGGCCGCCGGGGCCGAACCCATCGAGCGTCGTGACGACCTCGATCCGAACAAGATCGAGTTGGGGCGCATGCTCTTCTTCGACCCTATCTTGAGCGGCAACCGCGACACGGCCTGCGTGACGTGTCACCGCCTCGACGAGGGGACGACGGTGCACCGCTCGTTTGTGGTCGGCACCAAGGCGGTCATCCGCGACGGCAAGCGCATGCCCGGGCCCGACCATGCCTTTTTGCCGCGCAATCCGCCCACGCTGTTCAACCTGGGCGAGCCGTACACGACCAGTTTGTTGTGGGACGGGCGGGTGACCAAGAATAGCGAGGGCCACTTCGTCATCTACGACAAAGGTTGGGAGGAATCGCAGAGCAACTACCTGCGGCTGCTCTCGCCGGTGCTCGACGACCTGTTGGCCGCCCAGACGATGATGCCTGTGCTTCCGCGCGACGAGATGCGCGGCGACTACGGCGAGCTCGACGTCAACGGTGAGCTCAACGAGCTGGCCCAGGTGCCCGACCACGACCTCGACAGCGTCTGGATGAAGCTCACCGAGCGGCTCTTGGCCGTAGAGGGCTACCGCGAGTTGTTCGAAAAGGTCTATCCGGACGTGCCGCTCGATGAGATCGAGTTCGCCCACGCCACGAACGCGTTCAGCGCATTTTTCGTCGACGCCTTTACCCACGGAGACAGCCCCTTCGACGGTTATCTGCGCGGCGACGAGGACGCGCTGACCGAGCAGCAGAAGCAGGGTGCGTATCTCTTCTTCGGCGAAGCTGGGTGCGCCAAGTGTCACACGGGTCCGGCGCTGACCGACGAGAAGCTCTACAATATCGGCGTTCGCCCCATCGGCTCGGGCCCCGACGAGCATTACGAGATCGACCTCGGGGCGGTGCTTCGAAGTCACGCGGGCGAGGATAAGAAGTTTGCGTTTCGCACCCCGTCGCTTCGCAACGTCGAGCTGAGCGGGCCGTGGATGCACAACGGAGCGTACACCACTCTCGAGGCGGCGGTGCGCCATCACCTCGACCCGAAGTCGGCGTTGTGGGATTACGACGTCAGCCAACTCGACACGGAGTTCCAGCGCTACGTCCACACACGTGAAGAGGCGATTCGAAGCGTGGAAGCGACGCTCGAGCCGATGGCGGTGCTCGAGTTGAGCGACGCCGAGGTCGACGCCCTCGTTGCTTTTCTCGAG
It encodes:
- a CDS encoding MYXO-CTERM sorting domain-containing protein, yielding MFEMPDWTKLAPSRVAGLAVAVVATVGATLAYAPDAEACSSTPPPPDCGVSLTCSLQMAETMTADDDPSGQMPALLFLTVTGNDPRCPNMGRVEVNVDGECTGSTADTAGQPVPGGGGALTTTIAQGRLNQVNIPISFQQGVARMCQMSGTATVTLSSGQTATAQCAPQRACLVPASGAETPAVQMRLVDSSAVTAAGPGQPSETLYEIVNNTNSTFFGELNVKMDNANGIPDAGDLPAPNPDPSAVCTESLDPPEEPADCSEEPVDEVCGCDGLSYANECVLANAGVQKLDDGKCKKPYAAASTFSVSDPNGGDVFPLAIEMEGESVDRCIPLPANPALYTDSSANKSIRNLGPGESVRFRVISRNWHLCRDGSCSQATAKLSGSLADGTIINSCAGNSVVVDSTLAVNTDQCSDGSETTPPITPYIPDDSDGDGIDDDTEIDNGTDPNNSDSDGDGLTDDEEAFEGTDPNNADTDGDGLSDYDEVHVHHTDPNNADTDGDGLTDGEEVNRYDTHPRLPDTDGDGLSDYDEVHNHGTDPNQQDTDGDRLTDAEEISLGTDPLNDDTDGDGEVDGIEHRNGTDPLAPDSVGNLPDSDGDGLTDAEEAALGTDPNNADSDGDGLSDGFEVNVYGTDPNNTDTDGDGLTDYEEVHTHGTDPTTKDTDGDGLSDYDEVNTHGTDPRLSDTDGDGLSDGDEVNVHGSDPTDADTDGGGAGDGEEVSHGFDPTDPSDDAYFAGSLNGRAGIVLTGSDADRSTVLLLENTGFNRTVGRITATAKNLSPKVGRIESTVDVTDQSWTAGDTVEVTASFATFLDKDSSPYDIERLQMGPKAMAANHDGTHFLGMGEIWLSSSPYTVFDVMYQGSVWLVNPNTGRFERQKIDNFSFAPNGNKLDITYSFKAPNFEVERVYLMHDVNGYERHAVEEACDDGFDGDNDGTVDCDDLDCAAKPICDTPGGDDTGNGSEDAGTDEDTGTGSDTGNGSADAGNGSDIGSGSDIGTGAGDVGSRYQGSIKNHSSCACRSVDSTPSSSLAYLVAAVMGLAMVALRRRRETEAKTVRVRIDD
- a CDS encoding cytochrome-c peroxidase, producing MAKATLRLGCSVAFVCSVVLAGCEPSASIHDDSGVTAADPQEDTTQQDTTTQDDTSEDTTADTAEPIDWDERLAPLLEAAGAEPIERRDDLDPNKIELGRMLFFDPILSGNRDTACVTCHRLDEGTTVHRSFVVGTKAVIRDGKRMPGPDHAFLPRNPPTLFNLGEPYTTSLLWDGRVTKNSEGHFVIYDKGWEESQSNYLRLLSPVLDDLLAAQTMMPVLPRDEMRGDYGELDVNGELNELAQVPDHDLDSVWMKLTERLLAVEGYRELFEKVYPDVPLDEIEFAHATNAFSAFFVDAFTHGDSPFDGYLRGDEDALTEQQKQGAYLFFGEAGCAKCHTGPALTDEKLYNIGVRPIGSGPDEHYEIDLGAVLRSHAGEDKKFAFRTPSLRNVELSGPWMHNGAYTTLEAAVRHHLDPKSALWDYDVSQLDTEFQRYVHTREEAIRSVEATLEPMAVLELSDAEVDALVAFLESLTSPSARDLGHLEPESVPSGLAIPDP
- a CDS encoding glutathione S-transferase, whose amino-acid sequence is MTSADESSAQQPYELIYWPSIQGRGEFVRLVLEEGGIPYEDVARQPEEEGGGMNAIQEILGDIGQTPGFAVPMLRAGDLVISQTANICLFLATRHGLVPDDEASRWHANQLQLTVMDFVTEAHDTHHPISVADYYEDQKEAAKRRAKAFIELRMPKFLGYFERAIDAGARAGWLVGEQRSYVDLSLFQVVRGLEYAFPNATARCLEEAPNVAALADRVEARPNVAAYLNSERRIPFNEDGIFRHYSELDP